In Armatimonadota bacterium, the following are encoded in one genomic region:
- a CDS encoding alcohol dehydrogenase catalytic domain-containing protein → MISRTKCAVYYAPNDIRIEERELPAREPGGLLVETVACGLCTGEVMDWYMAKKAPFTPGHEIVARVIEGDGIAPGTLIALHHHAACGQCPTCLRGDDVHCGQWRSSRLNPGGLSERVVVPPEIATSDVVALSGNRTVESYVLTEPLACAIKSLRRARFEASDRLVIVGLGAMGLLHALVAQRMGARSIAGIDLNPVRLAFARDLGLAALDPTEGSDVNGDVVVVCPGSQSALDLGVSLSAPGGRVVVFTPLPPDDRWPVDAHKVYFDEISLIPSYSAGAAEFVEAVRMIEAGLPTERLVTHRLALDEVQRGYDLVREANEAIKVVIEL, encoded by the coding sequence ATGATTAGCCGAACGAAATGCGCCGTCTACTATGCGCCGAACGACATTCGCATCGAGGAGCGCGAGCTTCCTGCCAGAGAGCCAGGCGGATTGCTGGTCGAGACGGTCGCCTGCGGGTTGTGCACGGGCGAGGTCATGGACTGGTACATGGCAAAAAAAGCACCCTTTACGCCGGGACACGAGATCGTCGCACGGGTGATCGAGGGAGACGGGATCGCACCGGGAACGCTGATCGCGCTGCATCACCACGCGGCCTGCGGGCAATGTCCGACCTGTTTGCGAGGGGACGACGTTCACTGCGGGCAATGGAGGTCGTCTCGTCTGAATCCGGGCGGGTTGAGCGAACGAGTCGTCGTGCCGCCTGAGATAGCCACATCGGACGTCGTCGCTTTGAGCGGAAACAGGACGGTTGAAAGCTACGTTTTGACCGAGCCGTTGGCTTGCGCGATCAAGTCGCTTCGCCGGGCACGATTCGAGGCTTCCGACAGGCTTGTAATCGTTGGTTTGGGCGCGATGGGGCTGCTTCATGCGTTGGTCGCGCAGCGAATGGGGGCCCGTTCGATAGCTGGGATCGACTTAAATCCGGTGCGATTGGCTTTTGCCCGCGATTTGGGCCTTGCGGCCTTGGATCCGACTGAAGGTTCGGATGTCAATGGGGATGTGGTCGTGGTATGTCCTGGTTCTCAATCTGCATTGGACTTAGGGGTCAGTCTATCGGCGCCAGGAGGACGTGTCGTGGTGTTCACACCGCTTCCTCCCGATGATAGATGGCCGGTCGATGCGCACAAGGTCTACTTTGACGAGATCAGCCTGATTCCGAGTTACTCAGCCGGCGCCGCGGAGTTTGTAGAGGCCGTGCGCATGATCGAAGCGGGGTTGCCGACCGAGCGCTTGGTTACTCATCGGCTGGCGTTAGACGAGGTTCAACGCGGGTACGACCTTGTTCGAGAGGCAAACGAAGCAATAAAGGTTGTGATAGAGCTATGA
- a CDS encoding Gfo/Idh/MocA family oxidoreductase, with translation MLRIALIGTGGIANGHAQGAEALPDLVQVTALCDTDPARLARFSKRFPDAVAVSDWRELLARDDIDAFDVCLPHHLHAPCITDAANAGKHVLCEKPLCMNEREADAITEAIERNRVTLMCAHNQVFDPAVRRAKQLLDEGAIGHLWQVRTMDCFTARNYAPGAWGWRGDKATMGGGVLIDTGYHPSYLLLHLAGQRPKSVCAMVSKHSANSLEGEDTAEVLVTFENGVRGAIHTSWAYDAPNGNWQFHMIGDKGQLYGRGNKIYVQPTGFHQGAMIELGAVNVFAEEMRHFAESLQNGTRPVQDHQDGIDVLKLILGAYRSVEEGRIVTF, from the coding sequence ATGCTGAGAATCGCGCTCATTGGGACTGGCGGCATTGCAAACGGCCATGCCCAGGGCGCTGAAGCGTTGCCCGATCTCGTTCAAGTAACCGCGCTTTGCGACACCGACCCGGCGCGACTCGCGCGTTTTTCCAAGCGGTTTCCCGACGCGGTCGCCGTCAGCGACTGGCGCGAACTCCTGGCGCGAGACGATATCGACGCGTTTGACGTCTGCCTGCCCCACCATCTCCATGCGCCTTGCATAACCGACGCGGCCAACGCTGGCAAGCACGTGCTTTGCGAGAAGCCGCTCTGCATGAACGAACGCGAGGCGGACGCGATCACTGAAGCCATCGAACGAAATCGGGTTACTTTGATGTGCGCCCACAATCAGGTCTTCGACCCTGCAGTGCGACGCGCCAAGCAGCTGTTGGACGAGGGCGCTATCGGCCATCTATGGCAGGTTCGCACGATGGATTGCTTTACGGCTCGCAACTACGCGCCAGGCGCTTGGGGATGGCGAGGCGACAAGGCGACCATGGGTGGCGGCGTGTTGATCGACACCGGCTATCATCCCAGTTACTTGCTATTGCACCTTGCCGGGCAGAGGCCCAAGAGCGTCTGCGCGATGGTCAGCAAGCACAGCGCGAATTCGTTAGAAGGCGAGGATACCGCCGAGGTGTTGGTGACTTTTGAAAACGGCGTTCGCGGCGCGATTCACACCAGTTGGGCCTACGATGCGCCGAACGGCAATTGGCAGTTTCACATGATCGGCGATAAGGGGCAGCTTTACGGGCGCGGCAACAAGATCTATGTGCAACCGACCGGCTTTCATCAGGGCGCGATGATCGAGTTGGGCGCTGTCAACGTATTTGCCGAGGAGATGCGCCACTTTGCCGAGTCTCTGCAGAACGGAACGCGCCCCGTGCAGGATCACCAGGACGGCATCGACGTGTTGAAGCTGATTCTGGGCGCCTACCGTTCTGTTGAAGAGGGACGAATCGTTACGTTTTGA
- a CDS encoding cupin domain-containing protein, translating into MRIPFDREGHRWVGVEEKRYADGEQGARGMSWKGVTRCEIFRAIEGARFDLRYFEIAPGGYSRLEKHQHAHAIVVIRGHGEALIGDQVVNLQPFDAATVPPMTPHRWVNAGDEPFGFVCPAESPRDMPQPLSDDEIARLLFNEATRRIVEIDG; encoded by the coding sequence ATGAGAATCCCGTTCGACCGAGAGGGCCATCGATGGGTTGGAGTTGAAGAGAAGCGGTATGCCGACGGAGAGCAGGGCGCGCGGGGGATGTCTTGGAAAGGCGTTACGCGATGCGAGATTTTCAGGGCGATCGAAGGAGCGCGATTCGACCTTCGGTATTTTGAGATCGCGCCTGGCGGGTATTCGAGGTTAGAGAAGCATCAACACGCCCACGCGATCGTTGTGATCCGAGGGCATGGGGAGGCGTTGATCGGCGACCAGGTGGTGAACTTGCAACCGTTCGACGCGGCCACTGTGCCTCCCATGACGCCGCACAGATGGGTCAATGCTGGCGACGAACCGTTCGGTTTCGTCTGTCCGGCCGAATCGCCTCGCGATATGCCGCAACCCTTATCCGACGACGAGATCGCCCGGCTGCTATTCAACGAGGCGACCAGGCGGATCGTCGAAATAGACGGTTAG
- the recN gene encoding DNA repair protein RecN: MDGLMLVELHIENVAIVDRLNLRFGPGLIALTGETGAGKSILIDAISLALGDRADTNLIRQGCDQATVIAVFDVRRCPVAISIANDIGVEPEDGLLFLSRELSTNGRTGARINGRPAPVSSLKKLAEALVDLHGQHEHQSLFRVASHLELLDDWLGAPAVELKHKVRELYLAKQSIEAEIAELTQTGAERERALDLLRYQAEEIEGANLTPGEDETLESAEKRLANADRLGQLAAEAIDALDGEASAYEALARAQKSLSEAAKLDDGLEALDSLLLSALDSARDCATALRRYAEEIEAQPEELDKTVRRLDQIRSLKRKYGESIAAVIAFGEEARRKLGDFENQDERLQELNNQLVSTANELTHTAANLTRMRADGATSFATLVNDHLQDLGMTHAQFAISIEPKPIDVKGADAVEYLFSANIGESPKPLTKIASGGEISRVMLAIKSALAGASPVGSLIFDEVDAGLGGRAATIVADKLSRLSKNSQALCVTHLAQIAARADQHFSIDKQEIDGRTVAVAQLLSGAEREEEIARMIAGDTGQTAIVHAREMLSEAKK, translated from the coding sequence ATGGACGGCCTGATGCTCGTCGAACTGCATATCGAGAACGTTGCCATTGTGGACCGGCTGAACCTGCGGTTCGGTCCTGGCCTCATCGCGCTGACGGGCGAAACGGGTGCCGGAAAGTCTATTCTGATAGACGCCATTAGCCTCGCCTTGGGCGACCGCGCCGATACGAATTTGATACGACAAGGCTGCGATCAGGCAACCGTAATAGCCGTTTTCGATGTCAGGCGCTGCCCCGTAGCGATTTCAATCGCCAATGACATTGGCGTCGAACCAGAGGACGGATTGCTCTTCCTCAGCCGAGAACTCTCGACCAACGGCCGGACGGGCGCCCGCATCAATGGCCGTCCGGCCCCCGTCTCTTCATTGAAAAAACTGGCAGAAGCGCTGGTTGATCTGCACGGCCAGCACGAGCATCAATCCCTCTTTCGGGTGGCGTCCCATTTAGAACTCCTGGACGATTGGCTCGGCGCTCCCGCCGTCGAGCTCAAGCACAAAGTTCGCGAGCTCTATCTGGCCAAGCAGTCGATAGAGGCCGAGATTGCAGAACTGACGCAAACCGGTGCCGAACGAGAGCGCGCTCTCGACTTGCTGCGGTATCAGGCTGAAGAGATCGAAGGCGCGAACCTAACCCCGGGAGAAGACGAAACTCTCGAATCGGCCGAGAAGCGTCTGGCCAACGCCGACCGCTTGGGCCAACTCGCAGCCGAAGCGATCGATGCGCTGGACGGCGAGGCAAGCGCCTACGAGGCTTTGGCTCGGGCGCAGAAAAGCCTGTCAGAAGCAGCGAAGCTGGACGACGGACTGGAGGCGCTCGACAGCCTCCTGCTCTCTGCTCTCGATTCGGCCAGAGACTGCGCCACAGCGCTTCGCCGTTATGCCGAGGAGATAGAAGCACAGCCCGAAGAGCTCGATAAGACCGTGAGGCGACTGGACCAAATACGATCGCTCAAACGAAAGTACGGCGAATCCATAGCCGCCGTGATAGCCTTCGGAGAAGAAGCCCGGCGCAAGCTGGGAGACTTTGAAAACCAAGACGAGAGACTGCAGGAGCTCAATAATCAACTCGTTTCGACAGCCAACGAGCTGACTCATACAGCCGCCAACTTGACCAGGATGAGAGCCGATGGCGCGACTTCATTTGCGACCCTCGTAAACGATCACCTGCAAGACCTCGGCATGACCCATGCGCAATTCGCAATCTCGATCGAACCCAAGCCGATCGATGTAAAGGGCGCCGATGCGGTCGAATACCTCTTCAGCGCAAACATCGGCGAATCGCCAAAACCCCTGACCAAGATCGCCTCGGGCGGCGAGATATCGCGCGTCATGCTGGCTATCAAAAGCGCGCTAGCCGGAGCGTCTCCCGTCGGATCGCTCATCTTCGACGAGGTAGACGCAGGGTTGGGCGGTCGAGCAGCAACCATCGTCGCGGATAAACTGAGTCGACTTTCCAAGAACTCGCAAGCGCTGTGCGTAACGCACCTGGCCCAAATCGCAGCGCGCGCCGATCAGCACTTCTCGATCGATAAACAGGAAATAGATGGACGGACTGTCGCTGTAGCACAACTCTTGTCCGGCGCAGAGCGCGAAGAAGAGATCGCCCGTATGATCGCAGGCGATACAGGCCAGACGGCCATCGTCCATGCGCGAGAGATGTTATCGGAAGCCAAAAAATGA
- a CDS encoding PEP-CTERM sorting domain-containing protein, with protein sequence MSLQYKSLVIAAGLAALVAGASAQPYSFRALGTLGGVDSYGRSVNSQGMVVGYSRNSAGNYRAFKWVDGQMTDLGTLGGQRSYAYAVNDAGMIAGEAQRADGTYRAFLYDGSQMIDLGTLGGNESFARGITADGKVVGSSRLANGETRAFYYDGTTMRQLPTLGGNFAEAYGVNSLGQVVGHSRNALGQNQAFIWDPATNQITGLGSLGGSASIATGINSDGLIVGAARKASGANAATMWHSSGILDIGTLGGPESWAYGINEFGYIVGSSTMPNGSDRGFFYDGESLHDLNQLVRFSSSWVLQRGLGISDAGHITGYGSFNGRLQGFVMNPVPEPASMTALAIGLIALARRRRR encoded by the coding sequence ATGTCCTTGCAGTATAAGAGTTTGGTTATTGCCGCAGGTTTGGCGGCGCTCGTGGCGGGCGCTTCTGCTCAGCCTTATAGTTTCCGCGCCCTCGGCACATTGGGCGGCGTTGATAGCTATGGCCGCTCTGTGAATAGTCAGGGCATGGTTGTTGGCTATTCTCGCAACTCCGCAGGCAATTATCGAGCATTCAAATGGGTCGATGGTCAGATGACCGACCTAGGCACTCTTGGCGGGCAGCGCAGTTATGCGTATGCCGTCAACGACGCTGGCATGATCGCAGGCGAAGCACAGCGCGCAGACGGCACTTATCGCGCTTTTCTTTATGACGGCTCTCAGATGATCGATCTTGGCACCTTGGGCGGCAACGAGAGCTTTGCGAGAGGGATCACTGCCGACGGCAAGGTCGTCGGTTCTTCCAGATTGGCCAATGGCGAAACGCGCGCCTTCTATTACGATGGCACGACGATGCGCCAATTGCCGACTTTGGGCGGCAATTTTGCCGAAGCTTACGGCGTTAACAGTTTGGGCCAGGTCGTCGGGCACTCCCGAAACGCTTTGGGGCAAAATCAAGCTTTCATTTGGGACCCGGCCACGAACCAGATAACAGGCTTGGGATCGTTGGGGGGCAGCGCCTCCATTGCGACCGGCATCAATAGCGACGGCTTGATCGTCGGGGCTGCGCGAAAGGCGTCAGGAGCCAATGCCGCTACCATGTGGCACAGCTCCGGTATTCTCGATATTGGCACCCTTGGAGGTCCCGAGAGCTGGGCTTACGGCATTAACGAGTTCGGCTATATCGTCGGTTCGTCCACAATGCCCAACGGCAGCGACCGCGGTTTCTTCTATGACGGCGAGAGCCTGCACGATCTCAATCAATTGGTGCGGTTTTCGTCCAGTTGGGTGCTTCAGAGAGGATTGGGCATCAGCGACGCTGGACACATTACGGGATACGGAAGCTTTAATGGCCGCTTGCAGGGCTTTGTGATGAACCCTGTACCAGAGCCTGCCTCGATGACTGCGCTTGCAATCGGCCTGATAGCCTTGGCACGGCGACGCCGTCGATAG